In Paenibacillus sp. G2S3, a single window of DNA contains:
- a CDS encoding lactonase family protein, protein MERPNEVLFYVGTYNPEGEEAILLCSLSPSSGEMKILEGTKGIENPSFLAVNSTGSVLYAVSEKDEGEVYAYAIDPVTKALSPLGSRPTEGGAPCYVSISPKQDYIFVSNYSGGNANVFPVNEDGSLQVMSDQVKHVGSGVREDRQEAPHPHSVIPDASGQHILVCDLGLDQVLIYRHEEGKLSKHREIDLPPGSGPRHLAVHPSGQWIYLANELNCTVTVFANEEQNGNLSILQHVSTLPEQYNAGSDDTASDIHVSPCGKFLYVSNRGQDSIALFHIEDSTGHLEAVDWQVTGGRTPRNFAIIGGKLLAANQNSDIITSFSIDSESGRLIPTGNELKIKTPVCIQAL, encoded by the coding sequence ATGGAACGGCCTAATGAGGTATTGTTTTATGTGGGAACGTATAACCCTGAAGGTGAAGAAGCTATTCTACTATGCTCACTTAGTCCTTCATCAGGTGAAATGAAGATTCTTGAGGGTACTAAGGGCATTGAGAATCCGTCGTTTTTAGCAGTGAACAGCACAGGCAGCGTGCTATATGCGGTTAGTGAGAAGGATGAGGGCGAGGTCTATGCTTATGCGATTGATCCTGTTACTAAAGCGCTGAGTCCACTTGGAAGTCGTCCTACGGAAGGTGGCGCTCCTTGTTATGTCTCGATCAGTCCTAAGCAAGATTACATATTCGTCTCTAACTATTCCGGTGGCAATGCCAACGTATTTCCTGTAAATGAGGATGGTTCGCTTCAGGTCATGTCTGACCAAGTGAAGCATGTAGGTTCTGGGGTTCGTGAAGACCGCCAGGAAGCTCCGCATCCGCACTCCGTTATTCCAGACGCAAGCGGCCAGCATATACTGGTTTGCGATTTGGGACTGGATCAAGTTTTGATCTATCGCCATGAGGAAGGTAAGCTGTCCAAGCATCGGGAGATTGATCTGCCACCAGGTTCAGGCCCCCGCCATCTGGCAGTACACCCTTCAGGACAATGGATTTATCTGGCGAATGAACTAAACTGTACAGTAACGGTATTTGCTAATGAGGAACAGAACGGAAACCTAAGCATTTTACAGCATGTTAGCACGCTTCCAGAGCAATATAATGCGGGTAGTGACGACACAGCTTCCGATATTCATGTATCACCATGTGGCAAATTCTTGTATGTCTCGAACCGGGGACAAGACAGTATCGCCCTGTTCCATATTGAGGATTCAACAGGTCATCTTGAAGCGGTAGATTGGCAGGTTACAGGCGGACGTACTCCGCGTAATTTCGCCATTATTGGTGGCAAGCTGCTCGCTGCGAATCAAAATAGTGATATTATTACTTCGTTCTCCATCGACAGTGAGAGTGGCAGATTAATTCCTACAGGGAATGAGCTGAAGATAAAGACACCAGTCTGTATTCAAGCCTTGTAG
- a CDS encoding alpha/beta hydrolase gives MGMDLEYVPAPIRPRLHRRMTQEIRRRIRGTYRYDTTVWRTAIAGLWIVCFLAFTTAILGIPTGLGVPTDIALAAGTSTILLAIASNIIAVLIALTGLRIPRLFAGCVLSDFGAILLILYYADFEIEAAALIAVLLSVLGALGGLAIGLLRSKRITMGLLLTITVTFSQLALANGVQELPTLEPIDISDSDVIPLTAANPAQPGNLAYQTFTYASGKDLHRTEYGEDTSMLSSTVDASAYIKDWSKLRTLFWGFDYSALPLNGRVWMPEGEGPYPVVLMVHGNHMMEDYSDGGYAYLGELLASRGFIAISLDENFLNYSAWSGIPDNDFKVRTWIILKHLEQLAAFSDEPSNPFYQKIDFTKTALLGHSRGGQAVAMAADAERWFKNDPVMKAVDRFNIASVVALAPTDKTIDDQQARLKDVNYLTLQGARDGDVHDFYGDRQYIRTSYSQGSSAFKSSLYIADANHSQFNSDWGAYDQTLPAGLFLNRAQIMEADKQRQIAKVYVSAFMETTLHGKDEYQSLFRDYRSGLKWLPETTYYNRFQDGGYRPVATFDEDRNKNTVNLGTAEASGLSWSEELAKDRESKSKATYGVVLERTAKKDEEAYYNIKLKESVVTEMALSGADGLTFSLANLNSDIKDEVSIPLPPNVEVELTDKNDTSARLPLSEVMDILPLPQTQFTLFPWLEERINDGKYGDLSEAVFQTYEMPFEQFQEEEPELEPENLTEITFYLEDEGDKIMLDDIGFYDLGIPNMF, from the coding sequence ATGGGTATGGATTTAGAGTACGTCCCTGCGCCGATAAGACCACGGCTTCACAGGCGAATGACTCAAGAAATTAGACGAAGGATTAGGGGAACTTACCGTTATGATACAACGGTCTGGAGGACAGCAATCGCTGGTCTTTGGATCGTTTGCTTTTTAGCTTTCACCACTGCTATATTAGGCATACCCACTGGATTAGGGGTGCCAACAGATATTGCACTTGCTGCAGGCACCAGCACCATTCTGCTGGCCATTGCCAGCAATATCATTGCTGTACTGATCGCGTTGACCGGACTGCGTATCCCACGACTATTCGCAGGCTGTGTATTGAGTGATTTTGGAGCTATTCTATTAATCTTATATTACGCTGATTTTGAGATTGAAGCTGCGGCTCTCATTGCTGTTCTACTATCAGTATTAGGTGCATTGGGCGGATTAGCCATCGGTCTGCTGCGCAGCAAAAGAATAACTATGGGACTTCTGCTTACTATTACGGTGACTTTTTCCCAGCTTGCTCTGGCAAACGGAGTGCAGGAACTACCTACTTTGGAACCCATCGATATCAGTGATTCTGATGTAATTCCACTGACTGCCGCAAATCCAGCACAACCTGGCAATCTAGCTTATCAGACCTTCACCTATGCTAGTGGTAAGGATTTGCATCGTACGGAATATGGCGAGGATACAAGTATGCTCTCTTCTACAGTAGATGCTTCTGCTTATATTAAGGATTGGTCAAAGCTGCGCACTTTATTCTGGGGCTTCGATTATAGTGCACTTCCACTAAACGGCCGTGTATGGATGCCTGAGGGCGAAGGTCCCTATCCGGTAGTACTGATGGTGCACGGAAATCATATGATGGAAGATTACTCTGACGGAGGGTACGCTTATCTCGGTGAACTCTTGGCCAGCCGAGGGTTTATCGCCATTTCCCTGGATGAGAATTTCCTGAACTATTCTGCTTGGTCCGGTATTCCGGACAATGATTTCAAAGTACGGACCTGGATCATTCTGAAACATCTGGAACAGCTCGCAGCTTTCTCGGATGAACCAAGCAATCCTTTTTATCAAAAAATAGATTTCACAAAAACCGCCCTGCTCGGCCATAGCCGCGGAGGACAAGCTGTTGCTATGGCTGCAGACGCTGAACGCTGGTTCAAAAATGATCCCGTTATGAAGGCAGTAGATCGTTTTAATATAGCCTCTGTAGTCGCTCTAGCCCCTACGGACAAAACGATTGATGATCAGCAAGCCCGCCTCAAGGATGTCAACTATTTAACTCTGCAAGGGGCTCGCGATGGGGATGTACATGATTTCTATGGTGATCGGCAGTATATACGTACTTCCTATTCCCAAGGGTCCTCTGCTTTCAAAAGCTCGCTGTATATTGCAGACGCCAATCACAGTCAATTCAACAGCGATTGGGGCGCGTATGATCAGACATTACCTGCTGGCCTCTTTTTAAATCGAGCGCAAATTATGGAAGCAGACAAGCAGCGGCAAATCGCTAAAGTGTACGTGTCAGCTTTTATGGAGACCACTTTACATGGAAAAGACGAATACCAGAGCTTATTCCGGGATTACCGCAGCGGACTGAAATGGCTACCGGAGACTACTTACTACAATCGATTCCAGGATGGGGGATATCGACCCGTAGCCACATTTGACGAGGACCGCAACAAGAATACCGTTAATCTCGGAACAGCAGAAGCATCCGGATTATCCTGGTCGGAAGAGCTTGCGAAGGATCGTGAATCGAAGAGCAAAGCCACTTATGGTGTCGTTCTTGAACGCACAGCCAAAAAGGACGAGGAAGCCTATTACAACATTAAGCTTAAAGAAAGTGTTGTTACTGAAATGGCCCTTTCAGGTGCAGATGGCCTTACGTTCTCCTTAGCAAACCTCAATAGTGATATCAAAGATGAAGTTAGTATCCCTTTACCTCCCAATGTAGAGGTTGAGTTAACCGACAAAAATGATACCTCAGCACGCTTGCCGCTAAGTGAGGTAATGGATATTCTTCCACTGCCACAAACTCAGTTCACCCTATTCCCGTGGCTTGAAGAACGGATTAATGATGGAAAGTACGGTGATCTATCCGAAGCTGTTTTTCAAACCTATGAGATGCCGTTCGAACAGTTTCAAGAGGAAGAACCCGAGCTAGAGCCTGAGAATCTGACGGAAATCACCTTCTACCTTGAAGACGAGGGAGATAAAATCATGCTAGATGACATCGGCTTTTACGATCTAGGAATTCCAAATATGTTTTAA
- a CDS encoding sulfate ABC transporter substrate-binding protein, with translation MKKKMNKGLLVGFSLLLTAGLTAACGGNNNSGNSASSATDTPATTNTAEATNAAEATKAPSKDPVELLNVSYDPTRELYENYNKAFAAYWEKETGQKVTIKQSHGGSGKQSRAVLDGLEADVVTLALGYDIDALQEKGLINEGWQSKFDHNSSPYTSTIVFLVRKGNPKGIKDWPDLLKEGVEVITPNPKTSGGARWNYLAAWGYALDHNNNDEAKAEEFVKELFKHVPVLDTGARGSTTTFVERGIGDVLIAWENEAYLSVEELGPDKFDIVNPSESILAEPPVAIVDKVVDKRNTREVSEAYLKYLYTEEGQKIAAENYYRPTLESVKEQYKDKFPEIKLFTLADKFGTWKETQEKHFNDGGIFDKIYVPGAK, from the coding sequence ATGAAGAAAAAAATGAATAAAGGGCTTCTTGTAGGATTTAGCTTGTTGCTGACGGCAGGACTTACTGCTGCTTGCGGCGGCAATAACAATAGCGGCAATAGTGCTAGTTCGGCAACGGACACACCAGCAACAACCAACACAGCAGAGGCCACGAATGCTGCTGAAGCTACAAAAGCGCCATCTAAAGATCCGGTAGAACTACTTAACGTGTCCTATGATCCTACTCGTGAGCTATATGAGAATTATAATAAGGCTTTTGCAGCTTACTGGGAGAAAGAAACGGGACAAAAAGTCACGATTAAACAATCTCACGGTGGATCAGGTAAACAAAGCCGTGCTGTGCTTGATGGTCTGGAAGCGGATGTAGTTACGCTAGCCCTTGGTTATGATATTGATGCCTTGCAGGAAAAGGGTCTTATCAATGAAGGGTGGCAAAGTAAATTTGATCATAACAGTTCCCCTTATACTTCGACGATCGTGTTCTTAGTACGCAAAGGGAATCCAAAAGGAATCAAAGATTGGCCGGATTTGCTCAAGGAAGGCGTAGAAGTGATTACACCGAATCCGAAAACATCAGGTGGCGCACGTTGGAACTACTTGGCAGCGTGGGGTTACGCGCTAGACCACAACAATAACGACGAAGCTAAGGCTGAGGAATTTGTGAAAGAACTGTTCAAACATGTTCCGGTGTTGGATACGGGTGCGCGCGGTTCAACGACCACTTTTGTAGAGCGTGGAATTGGCGATGTGCTGATTGCATGGGAGAATGAAGCTTACCTTTCTGTAGAAGAGCTTGGTCCAGATAAATTTGATATCGTAAATCCATCTGAGAGCATTCTGGCTGAACCGCCGGTAGCCATAGTAGATAAGGTTGTGGATAAAAGAAACACGCGTGAAGTGTCCGAGGCTTACTTGAAGTATCTCTATACGGAGGAAGGACAAAAAATCGCGGCTGAGAACTACTACCGTCCAACGCTAGAAAGCGTGAAAGAACAATATAAGGATAAGTTCCCGGAAATAAAGCTCTTCACATTGGCTGATAAATTCGGAACCTGGAAAGAAACGCAAGAGAAGCATTTTAACGATGGCGGGATCTTCGACAAGATCTATGTGCCTGGTGCTAAATAA
- the cysT gene encoding sulfate ABC transporter permease subunit CysT, with the protein MNVTATTTAASATTRRKILPGFGITMGYSVLYLSLVVLLPLSALLFNSTGLSWAKFWDVATDPRVLASYRVSLSTAAAAAFVDAILGLLLAWVLVRYEFPGKRIFDALIDLPFALPTAVAGVSLTALYATNGWIGSWLEPLGLKVAFTPLGITLALMFIGIPFVVRTVQPVLEDLDRDMEEASATLGAGRWRTFRSVVMPELFPPLLTGFALAFARGIGEFGSVVFISGNMPMRTEIAPLLIMSKLEQYDYAGATAVALLLLLISFLMLLVINTLQRWVRKTSR; encoded by the coding sequence ATGAATGTCACCGCAACTACTACGGCTGCATCGGCGACAACGCGGAGAAAGATACTACCCGGTTTTGGAATAACGATGGGGTACAGCGTGCTTTACCTGAGTCTCGTGGTACTCTTGCCACTTTCAGCGCTGTTATTCAATTCTACTGGGCTGAGCTGGGCGAAATTCTGGGATGTAGCTACCGATCCGCGTGTATTGGCTTCGTATCGTGTCAGCCTGTCTACGGCAGCTGCTGCTGCTTTTGTGGATGCTATTCTAGGTCTTCTGCTGGCTTGGGTACTGGTGCGTTACGAATTTCCCGGCAAAAGAATATTTGATGCGCTGATCGATCTTCCGTTTGCCTTACCGACAGCTGTAGCGGGTGTCTCCTTGACGGCTCTCTATGCTACAAATGGCTGGATCGGGTCGTGGCTTGAGCCGCTTGGATTAAAGGTGGCATTTACTCCTCTTGGCATCACTCTAGCCTTGATGTTCATCGGGATACCGTTCGTCGTGCGAACGGTACAGCCGGTGCTGGAGGATTTGGACCGAGATATGGAGGAAGCCTCGGCAACCCTCGGCGCAGGCCGCTGGAGAACCTTTCGTTCAGTAGTAATGCCCGAGCTGTTTCCGCCGCTGTTAACAGGCTTTGCTTTGGCATTTGCCCGTGGTATTGGTGAATTCGGCTCCGTCGTGTTCATCTCCGGTAATATGCCAATGAGGACGGAGATAGCGCCTTTGCTTATTATGTCCAAACTGGAGCAATATGATTACGCTGGTGCTACCGCCGTCGCGTTGCTCCTGCTTCTCATTTCCTTCTTAATGCTGTTAGTCATTAACACGCTCCAGCGTTGGGTTCGTAAGACTTCTCGTTAA